In Bacillota bacterium, the sequence TAGAGGTTGATCCCCTCCTCAGGGTAGTACATCCGCTGCTGGACCTCAATGGTTACGCCGCCCAGGGTGTCCACAATCTTCCGGAACCCCTCAAAATTGGTCTCGATGTAGTACTTCACATCGATTCCAAGCAGATCGCTCACCGCCCGGGCTGTTGCTTCGGGCCCTCCCAGGGCGTGGGAAACATTGATCTTGTCCTTGTGAAGGCGCCCCGGCACATAGGTGTAAGTGTCCCGGGGAACCGACAGCAGCCGCACCTTCTTTTCCTTCCGGTCCAGGAAAGCCACAATAATGGTATCAGCGCGGGAGGGTTCCTGGGGCTCCCGCTGGTCGACCCCCAGGAGAAGCACCGGAACCACACGCTCGGCAGCAGCAGCCGGCGGCGTGATGGTTCCCGTCCTGGAAAAGGGAATGCGGCCCCCCGCCAGCAAGTATCCTGCCAGCAGCAGGGCAAGGAAAAACAGGACCAGGAACAGCGACCACCCGGCGCGCCGCAGCTTTTTGCCCCGTTTTTTCTTCGCGCTCCCCAATCCCCGCAGCCTTGTGGGTTCGACCAGGCCCCAGTCTCTCGTTTCCTCCCAGTCGCTAAACTCAAAATCCAACCGGCATCACCAACCCTCTCCCTGCGAGGGCCTCCTCCCTATCGACCCTCGCCTCTTACTCCAGCGCCAGCACCCGCGCCAGCGCCACCGCCAGTTCCGCCCTGGTCATGGCGCGCTGGGGGCGGAAGGTGCCGTCGGGATAACCACCGAGGATTCCGGCTGCGGCCAGTTCTGCCACATCGCCGGCAGCCCAGTGCCCCTTCAGGTCCCGAAAAACACCGGAACCCCCGCTCCCTGCCCGGGGACTGAAGGCCCTGTTCAGAACAACCGCCGCTTCGGCACGGGTCACCCCTTTTTCGGGACGAAAGGTTCCGTCCGGATACCCCTGCAGGTATCCTGCGGCCCGCGCCGCCCCTATCGCCCCCGCCGCCCAGTGGCCCGGTCCAAGATCGGAAAAAACCGCCTCGCCAGGCCGCGGGGAAAGATTTTTCGCCCTGGCCAGCATCACGGCCAGCTCCGCCCGCGCGACCGGCCGCTCGGGATAAAACCTGCCGTCAGGGTAGCCGCCGATGATTCCCCGCGCCCGCAGGGCAATCACGGCCCGCTCCGCCCAATGGCCCCGCAGATCCGGAAAGGATGCGGCAAAACTTTCCTGCACCGCCCGGATTCCCTGTTCGACCAGGGCAAGGCGCCTCTCCAGTGCGCTCAATTTCCGGCGCGGCTCTTCGAAAAGGCCCTCCAGGTGCCGCAGCAGCGAACTCCGCGTCAGGACCGGATCGGAGGCCGAACCGGGCTCCCCGCTTCCCGGCGCCACCACTGCCCCCTGCCCGGCCCCTGGTTCCAGGACCTGCGCCAGAACCTGGCCGGTGCGGGGCGCCCCCCAGAAGACGGAGGTGCAGAGGAAAACCGCTGCCATTGAAACTAAAAAACATAATGATCTTCTTATATTATCCATCAAACTTTTCCCCCTGGAAACCCATCGCGACAATTTTCCTAAATCTTTTCCACTTTTAATTTTTACTTTCGGCAGCCCCTTTTTGAATTCCTTCCTGAAACAAAAAAGAAAAAAGGCCAGGGCCCTTTGTCGAATAAACTCGGGCCGCCTGGCGGCGCCGCGCGCTGGCCTGGCTTTTTTCTCCCGAATTAAGAAACAACAGAAGGCGCGGGTTCAGCGCCAGATCTTTTCGAGGGTCACGCCCCGGTAATAATAGCGGATGATCTCGGCCGGGGACTTCCCCTGTTTTGCGAAGTAGTAAGCTCCCCACTGGCTCATGCCTACCCCATGCCCGCGCCCGCGGCCCGAGATCACCAGCGTCTGATCTCGCACCTCCAGGCGGTCGAGCAGCGTTGAGCGCATCACCTCCGGCCCCAAAGCAAGGCGCAGGGCGGGGCCGCTGATGGTCACGCTTCCCAATCTGATCTGGACTGCCCGTCCGGAGGGTCCCCGCTTGAGAATCGCCGCGGTCCCAAGCGCGCCCGGGTCCCGTCCGGTCTGGCTCCGCACCCTCTCCCGGACCTGGCCCAGGGGAAGGGAAACAGTCCAGCTCCGCTCCGGAGGAGGAGCAACCCGCTGGCCGGGATCGGGAACGCTTTTAATGTAAGGAGTTGGCTCTTTGGTAAAGTTTAATCCTTCAGGGGCAGTGGCGGTGCGCCCCCCGGCATTGGAATGGAACCATGCCCGCACGTACCGGCCGCGGTATTTGATTACCATGCCCCGCGTCATCTCAACCGCCCTGCGGACGTTCTCGTTGATCCGGGCGGGGTCGTAGGCCTGAAACTCCTGGGCGCTGGTGGAGGCGTCCGCGCCGCGCTGGGGAACACCCCCTTCGTATTTGATTTTATGCAGGGTGAAGGTGCGGGCAAGAATCGCCTGGGCGGCAAGGGCTTCCCGCGGCCAGGTTGGCTCCATTTCGGCCGCCACGACCCCCGCAATGTACGTTTCAAGCTTAATCTTCTTCTTTTCTCCCGTCCTGTTGTCGTAGAGGGTAATTGTGGGCTCGGTGTAGCGAAATTCGCGCCCCGGCCTTCCCGGCAGGGGCTGCCGCGCCGGCGGCCTCCCGCCCCGGAGCGCCCCCCAGAACGCCGCAAGCGCCAGTACGGCAATAACTGCGAAGGTTAATAAATGACCCCTCTTCGTCTGTTTCATCCCGATATTCCCTCCCGGAATTTCATCTAACCTCGCGGTCTTATTATAAACAGGAGGGAATCCTTGTATACCACTTTTCAGCCATTCTCTTCCCCGGGACAGGGAAGGCGCTCCTCCCCCAGCAGCCTGTAAAGGAACCGGGCCTGTGCTGCCGGAACATTGCGCTCCGGAACAACCAGAACCTCCACGCGGGTGATTTTTCTACCCCAGGTCAGGGTGATCACATC encodes:
- a CDS encoding LCP family protein, whose protein sequence is MDFEFSDWEETRDWGLVEPTRLRGLGSAKKKRGKKLRRAGWSLFLVLFFLALLLAGYLLAGGRIPFSRTGTITPPAAAAERVVPVLLLGVDQREPQEPSRADTIIVAFLDRKEKKVRLLSVPRDTYTYVPGRLHKDKINVSHALGGPEATARAVSDLLGIDVKYYIETNFEGFRKIVDTLGGVTIEVQQRMYYPEEGINLYPGVQRLNGSDALAFVRYRNYPLGDIDRIKQQQRFFSALADEALQWRNLWRIPELVSILSDEVKTNLGVSQMIELARLFYKIDSSGVEGCILPGHPETINGGSYWVPKLEEIPDLVRALHEGFSPEAGTPGEDAPAPASAGAGQV
- a CDS encoding RNA-binding S4 domain-containing protein — its product is MRLDKFLQVSRLLKRRTSAKEACLAGRVQLNGRVAKPGSEIKAGDVITLTWGRKITRVEVLVVPERNVPAAQARFLYRLLGEERLPCPGEENG
- a CDS encoding S-layer homology domain-containing protein produces the protein MAAVFLCTSVFWGAPRTGQVLAQVLEPGAGQGAVVAPGSGEPGSASDPVLTRSSLLRHLEGLFEEPRRKLSALERRLALVEQGIRAVQESFAASFPDLRGHWAERAVIALRARGIIGGYPDGRFYPERPVARAELAVMLARAKNLSPRPGEAVFSDLGPGHWAAGAIGAARAAGYLQGYPDGTFRPEKGVTRAEAAVVLNRAFSPRAGSGGSGVFRDLKGHWAAGDVAELAAAGILGGYPDGTFRPQRAMTRAELAVALARVLALE
- a CDS encoding SpoIID/LytB domain-containing protein, which produces MKQTKRGHLLTFAVIAVLALAAFWGALRGGRPPARQPLPGRPGREFRYTEPTITLYDNRTGEKKKIKLETYIAGVVAAEMEPTWPREALAAQAILARTFTLHKIKYEGGVPQRGADASTSAQEFQAYDPARINENVRRAVEMTRGMVIKYRGRYVRAWFHSNAGGRTATAPEGLNFTKEPTPYIKSVPDPGQRVAPPPERSWTVSLPLGQVRERVRSQTGRDPGALGTAAILKRGPSGRAVQIRLGSVTISGPALRLALGPEVMRSTLLDRLEVRDQTLVISGRGRGHGVGMSQWGAYYFAKQGKSPAEIIRYYYRGVTLEKIWR